CTCGTTCGGCACATCGGGCGAACGGATCGTGGCCACACAAGACATCACGCGGATCGGAAGCCACACCATCCAAGGCGGCTTCATCATTCCCGTCATAGAACGGCTGTCATTGGAGGCGACAGGATATTACGAGGATCGTGGTCGATTGTATGCTCGGCAAGGAGGCAACTTCGCCATCATTTATCATTGGTGACCTTCGGTACTCTCTTGACCTCGTTATTCCAATGAACGACGTGCTCTTTCTTGACGATCATCTCAGTCTGACAATTTGGTACCGGGCGGCTTTCGCCACTGGGGGGCTGGTTATTTTGCTTTTGCTGTGGGTTCTCTGCATCCGCGTCGGACGATCGATCGGTCGGTACCGATCCCGTCTCATTACCAAGAAGTGGAAAGCGATTTTTGAAGGCCGTGCCCCACTGCATCACAACCTCCCGTCCCGATTCACAATCGGCCACCGTCATCGGGTTCTTGTGCTCTCCCTGTGGAACCACTGTTATGACGAATGTCGATCGAACGACGAAACGGCTCGACTGGTGGACATCGCCAAACGCCTCCCGTTGCAGCCATGGGCCAGAACGCTCCTACGCAGCCGGCGACTTCACAAAAAAATGTTGGCCATTCGGACATTGGGGCGCCTCGACGACCGAACCATGTGGAGCCCTCTGCACTCATTGATCACCCACCCGAATCTCTTCGTGGCCCTGCATGCTGTTCAGGCCCTTCTGACGATTCACCCAACAGCGGCCGTTCCCCATCTCATTCCCGTGATCGGCCGGCGAAGCGACTGGTCTCCCCTGGCCGTCGCCACGATCTTGCGTTCGGCCGGTGATGATCTGGCATCCGAGGTCCTTGCACAGGCCGCGACCACCGGAGACCAAGCCATCGGCGCTCGGCTGATTCGCCATCTGCCAGTCACCCAGAGTCCTCGTGGACTGCCCATCCTCCGTCGATTCCTGGAGTCAGCAGCGCAGGCGTCGGATGATTTTCTCGCCGCTTCCTTGTTCGTGTTTGGCGAATATCAAGATCCGGCCGACCTGCCACTGGTTCGACAAGCCCTTTTCCATCCGGTGTGGTACGTGCGGGTGCAGGCGGCGACCGCGATGGGAAAATTGGGCACATCCAGCGACGAAGCCAGGCTTACCGCGCTGTTGAACGATCCGGAATGGTGGGTACGGTATCGAGCAGGCGAAGCTTTGGTCAATTTGCCTTCGATGACCGAAGAGAAGCTGGAGATGCTTCAAGCCACCTTGCCATTGCCCGAGGCGCAGGAGATTTTGGCGACAGCCCTGGCCAAATTTCGCCAACGCCGGCGCGTTCAGCTTTTCACCGGCGCGGCACCACGTTCGTAAACCGAGACAGCGGCCTCTCAGTCACACGCCACCCGGACGGCGCTATTCACAAGCCAGGGTCCAGAGGTCCTTGGCCACCGTGCCGGATTCAAGCCGGCCGACCGGTTCCCACTCCTCACTAGTGGCAGTCTTCTCCAACACCTTCTTGCCACTTTCCATTGGCCCGGCAAAATGCTGGATCGTAAGGACGCGGGTGAGCGCCTTGGCACAATCATATTCCCGCTGGATCTTCGCTGAACGGAACGAAATCCCCTCTTCCTTGGTCTGCTCCCTCTTGAAATCATAGAGCACCCAAACCATCCGCCGATCCCCATTTTTCTCAATGCTTGACGCATCGATATAGATGGTCATCCCCGCTGTTTCGTTGCCCCCCAGCGACACCCATCCGGCCCATGCCGGCCAGGCTGCAATGAACGCCAGCCCCATCGTGACTGTGGTGAGTTTCATCGTGTTCTCCCTCATTGTTTCCCTTCTCTGGTTTGAGACGTCCCCTCCGCCTCATCGTCGTCATTCGCGTGTCGGCCGCCTCGACTGGGGATTATTCCCGCGCATCCGGAGTAAATCAAGGTAGCGCGGCCTTTCCATCAGGGCTTTCATCGTTCGCCCCCTCTCCGCATCTTTCCCATCCCCTGACACAACACCGCCGCAACTGTTCTTGACTTTCCCTGTTGAAATCGATAAGCAGAGCAGCCCTCTATCGTTCATTTCATTGCCGATCCCGGCGCAGAAAGGAGTCCCGACCATGAGTGCTCTCAGGCTCTTCTATGCA
This sequence is a window from Candidatus Nitrospira inopinata. Protein-coding genes within it:
- a CDS encoding HEAT repeat domain-containing protein codes for the protein MNDVLFLDDHLSLTIWYRAAFATGGLVILLLLWVLCIRVGRSIGRYRSRLITKKWKAIFEGRAPLHHNLPSRFTIGHRHRVLVLSLWNHCYDECRSNDETARLVDIAKRLPLQPWARTLLRSRRLHKKMLAIRTLGRLDDRTMWSPLHSLITHPNLFVALHAVQALLTIHPTAAVPHLIPVIGRRSDWSPLAVATILRSAGDDLASEVLAQAATTGDQAIGARLIRHLPVTQSPRGLPILRRFLESAAQASDDFLAASLFVFGEYQDPADLPLVRQALFHPVWYVRVQAATAMGKLGTSSDEARLTALLNDPEWWVRYRAGEALVNLPSMTEEKLEMLQATLPLPEAQEILATALAKFRQRRRVQLFTGAAPRS
- a CDS encoding surface-adhesin E family protein, giving the protein MKLTTVTMGLAFIAAWPAWAGWVSLGGNETAGMTIYIDASSIEKNGDRRMVWVLYDFKREQTKEEGISFRSAKIQREYDCAKALTRVLTIQHFAGPMESGKKVLEKTATSEEWEPVGRLESGTVAKDLWTLACE